DNA sequence from the Malus domestica chromosome 06, GDT2T_hap1 genome:
ctattttatccaatttttcttAAACTTAAGTtacttgacacactttagaaTGTAATACCGTCATTTTCTCATCTATAAGCCATtcacatttcatataggttgcgaatctaacatctaatttatCCTTCAAAGTTAACTTACACTATTTCTTATGTAAAACTACCAATTTACCTTCTAAAGTTAACTctatacactatttctttatgaaaaactatcAATCTACCCTCTAATGTGTATCATATACAAGTAACGTGATTtaaattgatgaaaaattgcatatagtagcttcgaatataatattagggatgtaattggcagatttttgtaattcaaggactaaattttctgaaaaaatagtttagagACCTAATTTTTCCTAAGGTAATAATTTAAGGATTAAATTGGCAATTCACCCTAAAAACTACACCACATTTGTACTGCATCTAAAAAAAAAGCTTTGTAATTTGAGAGTGAAATGCATGTCATGTGTAAAAAAATGAAGTGAGTAATTTTCACCAGGGCAGAAATACTTGTCAGGTAACTTCTCAAAGGGAGTTCTGTCGTTGTATATATACCTGCAGCAGCATCACCATGGCCATCAAGATTaaagaagaacaaagaaaaacccaaattcgaaTCCCGCTCCCGTAGATTAGAATAGTTAGAATATCGCCTTGTTAGAAATAAAAGGTGTAATATGTGGTACCCGCAATCGCGACAAATATATGCTCCTTTGGAGGCAACGCGCATGGAAAACTTGGGTGCGGCGGAAGAAGCACGAGGCCTGTGCTTGGGAGAAAGCAATAAGAGGTCGTGTGACGAAGAGAAGAAGGATGATTTTAGCGCGAAACGATCGGGCGGTTGTCGGAGGCCGGCATTGCCCTTCGGAGCTGCCAACGGAGACGGTGGCGCTAGGTGGCTTCTTGTGGTGGGTGCCTGCAGTTGCAGGGCCATGGTGTCGGATGGTAGGGAAGTGAGTGAAAAAGTAGAGTTGGAGTGACGGGAAGATATGAAGAGGATAAGAGAGCGGTGGGAACAAAAAAGGTGAAGTGGAATTGTGCGAGTCTCATTGGGTGTCGCGTGGCCTTCGAAATCGCCACACACCAATCACTCACACCCACCCCCATTCACACCCACGACCCTCTCGacacttctattttattttttcttaggTCCCTAGTCTAACATATCCATAATACCCTGATATTTCTATccaaattttcgtgtttttggattaccgatatttttttgaactaccgatatttccgatatcattgatattttagacgttgctaagtcactcatgtatcttaccatgcaatgtataaagtgtaaaatattgtactaattcattatatataaatgattatggtgtgtttaaacttctttcattaattactacatattttctacacacacaatatttgccagctcgctatataatcaacctaaatcagttatatctatcatgcaatgcatttccttccaattttttgtgataaactaatagataattgactaaataaatatcctgcaaagtttcaataaaaatttccaagtttttcttacaatttccgtggtttttattcaatttttatcgatatcgataatatcccaatatttccatcgaaatttctatgtttttggacaaccgatatttccgatatcatcgatattttataccttgggtCCGTATGATTATTGTCAGTTTATAATAGTATCGGATTCACTATTTACGAGATTCGAATCTAATATTTCGTGGatagcgaattcgataccaaattagactGCTTATTGTATGATTTAGCTGAAATCCgtgtttttattataaatattttgaaaaatttacTAACATTTTGAAAATATTTCTTAGAACGCACTCGGTGccttttgaaaaagtaattggaaatactttgtaaaaaaatattagaaagtGTTTCTTGATTCAACAGGCATGTCGAAATTTTTTCTGCAAAATATAGTCACTCTTTTGGTTGTAAGAAGATATTTTTAGCCGTTCCGAAACGAATCTTAATCGAGTGCTTTTATTAGCAAGTGGTTTTTTATTACAATGGTGGAAAGAAGTTAAATCTTTACACGACAGTATGGATTTGAATCTCgtcggtggctaatctaacaaaacatattttttgacaaaaaaataaataataaataaagtgtttttattataaatgtattaaaaatttactaaaataccctcaatttaacagagatttgtacagaatgaccaaaatggttgacggtggacaatctcagaaaCCATTTATATTGATTTAAAATTGTAAGAACTAAAGTGAGGAATTATActaatctcatggaccattttgactaaaaagcatTCTTTTGGTTGTTAAGGCCTTTCCAAAACTAAAAAGCattcttttggtttttacaCTCTAAATTGTAAGAACTAAAGTGAGGAATTATGctaatctcatggaccattttaactaaaaagcattcttttgatttttctgATTTATGACTTCTTGTATTCTAAAACGAGTCTCAACGAGTGATTTCGACAACTCCCTTCACTGATTGGAATGCGAGAAGTTATAAATCAGAAAAATCAAGAATAGAGGGGAGAAGTCATGGTTCATAAGAACGAAATCAACATCAGTAATTCCAATTCACATTCCAAAGTTAACAGGACATCTTCGTGCCCACGAGAAGAAAATTACCGTTTTGCCCCCCAAAAATAACCTTTCTACATGGTGATGCAGACAAGTCTGGTGTGGGTTTCGGAAGTTACTTGAAACTAAACGATGGAAAAATCACCATCATGGCTTTCATTGAAGTTATAACAATCCAAGTCAAAactacaaaaagaaaaacatataaTCTTGAGACACTTTCACGAAATCCGAATTTTTACAGTGTCATGAAAATCGGCATCTCAACTACAACAAAATTACTACTGTAAAGTTTGGAGGCTTGGCTGAAGAGGAGTCAAAAGTCATAGCAGCTACCAAGGCTTCAGGTCGCCCACCGGCCCTGCTGTCCAGTTCAGGATCTTCTCACCTGGTTTCAAGAAAACATCAGGGCTGTGCGGCAACTTGCGCGCGAGTCCATTCAGAACTTGGTGGAAAGCATCTCCTGATTCGGCTGGCTGTGGGAATAACATTGCTTGCTTCATTGAAGGGTTTGCGAGCAATCTCTGCTTCCTCAATATCAGTTCAGGTGGGATTGAAGTGAGTATGGTGTCCAAGTTGGGGACGTCCTTCTCATCAACAAACACGCCAATCTCTTCCCAAGGGATGGCATCGGCAAAGGGTAGAACAATGTCGTCTGCTATGATAACAGGAATGCAGCCAAAAATCACTGCTTCGACCAATCTTGGACTCCAGGGAGCCCAGCCGAGAGGGCACAAACAAAAGACTGCTCGTTGCATGTCCTCATAGTATGTGGTGGGGTGCTCGGTAGAGATGTCAAAAAGCGGATTGTCTTTGAAGTTCTCCCACACTGCTGCTCGTGCACCTCTGTACAGTAAAAAAAGTTAGACCATCTCCTGCCCTGACCTATTTTCATATTAGTGTTATCTAGCAAACCAAAGAACCGAAACTCTCATTTCTTTACATATAGGTTATGGATGAATTACCTTGCATAATAACCACCTTCGGGATCATTTCCCACATCATAAAATAATCCTCGGAAGTAAACAAAGATGGACCGAGGAGTTTTCTCAGGAATTAGGTGGGTTTGCATCTTCTGTGGAGGAGCATAAGGAGGAACTGTAATTGAGCCCTCTTTCAAGCAAACATGATTTTTTTGCCCAAAAGTCTGAACCAAAGTTGCGCGTTGGAGCATGGGAAGAATTCCTCTTTCAATAGCCTTCTCTTCCTGCAATAGTTACACAACAAATTCAGATAATTGACATGCTCAAATACAACAAATAAATGTACATCAGGAAAGAAGTAAGCTCTACAGGAATATCGGAACAAGTTAACATATTCCAATTGGTTCAAACATGTATTCGGACCGTCAAAAAACCATGAGAGAACTAAGACGCAAACCAAGCTTCTAAATCTAACCAGATAATGAAAACATGCTCCAAAGTCATGAGGCACTACGAAAAAATGATCAGCCCCTTCTGTCCGGTTCCAATATGGCCAATTCGAAGAAATAAGTTGTATTGCACTTCTCATCATCCGTGGTGACTTGAAAGGCAACGGAAGGCCATTGGGTGTCAGGTCACAAGTGGTGTATACAGGAGTATAAAACCAATCTGCTTCTTCAGGATTAAGGGTTCGGACGGGGCTAGACAGGAGAAACCGATGCATAAATATCTCAGCTGCAAACATGTGGTTGAGGCATCTGGGATCCTTCTGCAGAATCTTCTTGTTGTATTTGCTTGGAAGCTCATAAACGAAAACTTTCAACCTTCCCACTGGGTCATCATCCAAGACATCACCAGCACTACCTACATTTGGTACAAACAAACCTTACTTAAGTTCTCATACAATTGTATTCCTCAGCAGATTCTGAATCTGTATACAATCGACAGACTTCTAAAGAACAAATCCAACAAATTCAAAAGCATAAAAACGCAAAATTCTTGGTACGTGGAGTTCATAAACATCGTCACAACAGCATTATTATATCTTTGCTGCCCTTCTGGGATCTACAACTCCAGCTAAACAAACCAGCATTACTACGTATGTAACTTGAAAATCGACAGATCAAATCAGACCTCAAATTCGAACACTAAACTTGTTTCCGAGACTAAGCTAATTATTGTCAAATCAAAATTAAGAACAATGTGTAAATTAACAATGATAAGAGCTAAATCAACACCCACCATTACATATGTCCAATTGTACCTCAAATTTAGATCCAAAAGATATACCAGACCTACGAACACACCATCAATCAAAACCGAAACTTCAAGTGATCAAAACTCAGGTAGCATTTAAAGGCAGCAAAATGAAATTCGAAATCGAAAAACGGCAAAAAACCCAAGAACAACCGAATAATGTAAATCGAAAAAATAAAGTCTTTCTGCTTCCTACCTGAAATTCTCTCAGTGCGGGCCTGCTCCCCTGAACCAAACCCCACCACAAAGGCAGCAACAAGAAACCCAGCAAAACCCAGCTTCCAAATTCTCATATTTCTCCCCCaatccttctctttcttcagcTACAAAATCAGGTACCCAGCAAAAGTAGGAGGGTTCTGAAGGTTATGAGCCAAAGAAGCAGATGGGTTCTTTAGTAATCTGGTAAAGCTGCTAGTTGGGACGTCGAAAGCAGAATTGGTTGGATGATTCCTTCAAACTTgttggcctttttttttttattactttaaAATCTCTGGCTACAGCCTTTCAGCAGCAGAGAGAAAGTTCAcaagaaatgaaggaaaaaaaggtaaaatttgGGGTTGAAGAAACAAGGAAGAGAAGATCTCTTCTGGGTTGTTTGGTTTGTAATTTATTCAGCGTCCATGGAGGTTCGATGGCAAGTCCACCTCGGTCCTCGACACCCGAAGACCAAACCTCCCCAACCTGCTCTTTTCTGGTTAGGAATTTACTAAGGTGATGTTTAACTACGCAccatattttacttttcacacacatttattaatttctattcgttgatttttttcaattcatccaatctgatgatcaaaaattaaaaagatgtataagaagtaaaaaaaaatatgtgaatATCACATTTTTTTACTAAATAATTCATTTTTGGTCAATGAAATAAAATGGAAGTCGTATCAAGTTTGGGTTAAATGCATTTACACCATAAGGTTGGTTTATCTGTAAAATGAGATACGAGGTTTTAATTTTTGCATTTATACTACGtgatttttgaaaataatttaaaaaataaagtactaaatacTGAAATTGACGATTAGTGACTGCATAAAATTTAGGTCAAGTTTATTGACACACTCcaaccgagatcaaggcatgctcgtcgttacgtgagggtgacgtagtcatgtgcacagtgcggaagcaattaagataagaaatatacgagtaaataaaaaccgaagttactaatgtgcactaataaacGGGAAGTGCTCAAAGTGAGATACAAGAGTAAATactcataatcagagcatataaagtctaggtgcagtccaataggacaagtactaattatacagtaccaaaAGATGTCCTACTAAATATAAAATTTGTCACAACAGCCGAAAATCCTCAAACGCCACCAATAGCAAGCcaacctaaaacctggaggaacgcaaaacagaaaacgtgagttggtaaaaacaaatgtttcaaaatcatttcatttctcaaaagttctaacccctcgccgtaaaatatgtataattttcctagaaatagaatataagtatatgcataaatatatatgtaaatatatcaattcaaatcatacttcacatattcataatcataagtatgtcatgccaagatataacagagtaagtaaTTCAGGTGTGAATagattcatggaaaataacatattagccggaagcCCTGCATAAGTCTGTacgactgaattcatagctcattagtcaatctagccggagtcactataaTGACCTGTATGACACTATActacacacgagtcggaacactaaaagggtctgtacgacaatactgggtgtaatatagttatgctcaatactatgctctcatgatagctgagcgataaatcgctagtcacctatgagtcggaaccacctatgatggcctgtacgacaagactgtgcagctaaattggatccaatgtgagcatatggtgtgggaTGTGACATTAATAACAGGTCTGTACTCTATCTCTAGTAATTCACAATCACCcggggtgcaagtttatgagcttaaagcttctcaattaatcataactttaaatcacattcacaattcataactcacatgggcttacctgagcgtctacatcaccacaattatatatcatgcatcatatactatttcataaacaaaatataattttatatgcatggcattcaaggcatactttcatttaaacacattttctgggaaaatatcaagtatataagtatatactgaaaaccaaaagcccactcattggtatgtcgaagggtcgtaacccccgagtcgcccttgactgcgctcgtcctcgagataagtctcacctatatgcgaattaactgaataaacgttaatttaaagtacataaccaaaactaactaataacttctcatacattgctcaaatggggtgtttgaatataccaatgtgatctacacaacctcacgaacatccccatatttttagaaaaattttccaacCATCCACGCGCAGGGAACCTTAATGAAAAccctaactgccgttaggaGTATTCCGTTAAATAGTAACGAAATCCGTTAAACTAACCaatgccgttaggaatattccgtcaatgttgacggaatattccatcatCCTCTACCTCAGAACTCCGCCAACCGTCGTCGTCGCCAGAAAACTGGGAATTTTTCAAACTTCCATTTCTCATCCATTTCTCAgtcaaatttcatgaaacttaaaccaATTTGAAGCTTGACACGAATAGAACACAACCATACCTTTTAAAAGCCCTAAAACCCATGGGATTCGCTGGAAAACTCCTCGACACTCCGGCCAAACCTGCAACTCGTCGAATCTCACTATTCCGACATCCAAAATCTTCCAACGAACCACTCCTagcctcgtgaggacctccttaagctacctataagcttgaaatcccCAAAAAAAATGAGATTTTACGTTTGTATGAATAGTACCTTAATCGGAGTTCAAGAGAAACTAGGATTTTCGAAGGAGTTCTTAtctaaaaatggtaccattcaacttGTATGAACCTCAGAGACACGATGGTGTACTTTAAACCCTCGATCTGCAACTTTCCATTCGTGTTGTTGTTGGTCCGTACGtgagggagggagagaaagtGAGTCCGAGGGAAAGAGAGCAcggaagagaagagagaggaagggtttgtgtgtgtgtgagtggtccacaaggtcacgaaccaaaaccacaaaaccaaaaaaccaaattccaatttttttccaaaaattaaggaaaatgtAAGTTTGGACCACTATTTACATGCATAACACACCACAACGCTCACATTCAAGGGTAAAATAGTCAACTCACGTCATCGATAATTTATTTCGGGATGGGTTGTGACATTTATGCTACATCAGCATATAGCGTCtaatcaaatgacaaaaaaaaatattgacttATGAGTCATTTGATAACTATTACgtttcaatttttagtttttgtttccactttttaaacatttgaaaactaatttcttgagttttcaaaattttcttgaattttcacttttagtttttatttatttatttatttagaactaaaaattgaaagttgctaccaaacaaattttcagaaaattaaaaactaaaaaccaaaaaccaaatacaaaaaattaaaaattaaaaacgaaatgattatcaaacgacCCCTTAAAATTTGTTAGCTAAGCTAAAACAATTAGCTTTATTTCTGTGCCAAAATTTGAGTTCTCTTTATAGATGAATTATGTAAAACACCATTCGTGTAAAAGATAGTTTATGTCAAAGAAAAAGATATGCAGGTAGATTAAATGAATGTCCTCATTTATAAAGTTTTCATGTTATCGCAAATAGTGGATTATCCTGATAATtaaggtatttttttttcaactcatAGTTATATGATTTAAACCTTTTTAAGGTACTCTCAGGCCTCGCTTGTTACGGAGGACTAACTCGGACTAGACTAATTTTAGAGACTAAACTAAATTTGTTTGGCATGAACTAAGCAACATAAGAATATTAAAGTGTTTGGTGTAGTGTTGAACTAAACTACAGACTATATTATTTTTACCTTTTAGgactttttatttttccaagtacaacgatatttttacactaaggggagatGGAGTTTAGCTAAGCCACAATGGGTAGCctagtttggtattgaatttgttatccacgagattcgaacctaagatctctcacttataagcgaagaggaataccaccatactgtagtactgagtggcaaaatatttttagaacttagatttactttttatatatttttaatttttctgtcttaaaaaaacaaaaaacaaaaatataataatttatcaaCCCCGCCATTTTCATTCCGTTAATCTCTAGATGAGATTTTGTCTTTCTGGTTAGACTTAGGGTGGTTTGGTATGGGATCCCAATCCGAAAATGGGATCTCGAATTCCAAACCGAAAATTTTTGAGACAGAAATTTGAAGACCAATCTCAAAACAAAATTTCAGTATTCCCAATTtttgggaatcccgaaatattttTGCTATTTCGGTTTGGTATTCGCAAATTTCATACAAATTGAAATGGCAATCATTCATACCAAGTTAAATTAACAtgcaaccaaaataaaataagtaacaaacccaaaaacaaaaaaaataagttaAAAAACCTAATACGTTCGAAAACTAACAATACAATTTTTTGATTTCGTGTTGAAGAAATAGACACATTTGTGGGAGGTTCGTACTGGCAAATGTGGCAATAAAGGGCTATGCTTACTACCTGAGACTACACCAATTATATTGCTACTAGTAGTTAGCAACAATTCAAATGTATAATACCAATTATTTACtttcggttcggtatgggattacCGAAATATTGAGTAGACAATACCGAATCCTGTACCGAAATTTTGGGATCAGTTCGGTATTTCATCCCAAAAATTTCAGGAATTTTGGTTTTGGATCGGGATTTTCAGGAATTTTTTCTAGCCCTAGTCGGACTAAAATTGTCTTatctttctctccttttttACATCTTCTTGCAAACTCCATGATTGTCTGCAAATCTTCAACCCCAAAACCATTGggaaaaaaatgattaaaattttTGGAGAGTGGGCTTAGTGCAGGCGTCGGGAGATGGAGATGAGGCAACAAGTCGCTCAGGCCCGTTTGATTCAGTTTCGTTATAGAGGGAAATCTGGGTTGTGGGTTCGTCAATCtcataagagagagagagaaatcaaTTTGAAGTTAAAGAGGGGGTTGGGGTCGCGAGACGATGTAGATCCACGAGAgccattttttatttggtgAATGGAGAAGGGGGCTGTTGTTGCTTATCTACGAAGGAGAAAGCAAGATTAGAAAGGTTCTTAGCAATCCCATGCTTAAGGACGGGATTGCTAATACCCTTCTAGCGAGGCCGCTAGTGAAAATGAGTCAGGATTTACCGCTAATAATTACGTTACCAACCGTGGGATTCTAGTCCCAGTTAAGACAGTTCCTCTTAAGACGGTGTAACAAATGGGGCTTTAGACTCATAATA
Encoded proteins:
- the LOC103448284 gene encoding uncharacterized protein, with product MALQLQAPTTRSHLAPPSPLAAPKGNAGLRQPPDRFALKSSFFSSSHDLLLLSPKHRPRASSAAPKFSMRVASKGAYICRDCGYIYNDRTPFEKLPDKYFCPVCGAPKRRFRPYQPPVTKDANSKDVRKQRKAQLQREETIGKALPIAVAVGAVALVGLYFYINVGFQG
- the LOC103448283 gene encoding probable beta-1,4-xylosyltransferase IRX10L, translated to MRIWKLGFAGFLVAAFVVGFGSGEQARTERISGSAGDVLDDDPVGRLKVFVYELPSKYNKKILQKDPRCLNHMFAAEIFMHRFLLSSPVRTLNPEEADWFYTPVYTTCDLTPNGLPLPFKSPRMMRSAIQLISSNWPYWNRTEGADHFFVVPHDFGACFHYLEEKAIERGILPMLQRATLVQTFGQKNHVCLKEGSITVPPYAPPQKMQTHLIPEKTPRSIFVYFRGLFYDVGNDPEGGYYARGARAAVWENFKDNPLFDISTEHPTTYYEDMQRAVFCLCPLGWAPWSPRLVEAVIFGCIPVIIADDIVLPFADAIPWEEIGVFVDEKDVPNLDTILTSIPPELILRKQRLLANPSMKQAMLFPQPAESGDAFHQVLNGLARKLPHSPDVFLKPGEKILNWTAGPVGDLKPW